Proteins co-encoded in one Stigmatopora nigra isolate UIUO_SnigA unplaced genomic scaffold, RoL_Snig_1.1 HiC_scaffold_26, whole genome shotgun sequence genomic window:
- the frk gene encoding tyrosine-protein kinase FRK has product MDFKTTFSGCWERVLTCFEKANSRRTTKINPKKDEVVFEKPETGRKSQPTSMSPDNNVENRLVALYDYSARTEEDLSFNAGDILEALNKNGGDWWLAKAHTGISTSKKGYIPANYVAPVESIDAEPWYFPETKRLDAEKMLLTGKNKNGAFLIRNCESQKGELSLSVLDNEKKVKHYKLKKTDLGFYYVSRTKVFETLKKLVHHYSTQADGLCVRLVEPCKKIEAPQTNGLSYNTVDQWEIDRNSIKLLHKLGAGQFGEVYEGIWNDTTAVAVKTLKPGTMDAQDFLREAQIMKRLRHTKLIQLYAVCTLEEPIYIITELMKNGSLLEYLQKDKGVKLHLSDQIEMAAQVASGMAFLELHNYIHRDLAARNVLVGENNICKVADFGLARVFQNENVYEAREGTKFPVKWTAPEAIHNNIFTIKSDVWSFGILLYEIMTFGKMPYPDMTNYQVVQQVPQGYRIPCPHKCPQILYGIMMDCWKENEHDRPTFETLQWKLEEFFELNATSYDDAAQC; this is encoded by the exons ATGGATTTTAAAACGACGTTTTCAGGTTGTTGGGAGAGAGTTCTCACGTGTTTTGAAAAGGCAAACTCAAGAAGAACTACAAAAATTAATCCGAAAAAAGATGAGGTCGTTTTTGAAAAGCCAGAAACTGGCCGCAAAAGTCAGCCGACCTCGATGAGCCCAGACAACAATGTCGAGAATCGTTTGGTCGCACTTTATGATTACTCTGCGCGAACTGAGGAGGATTTAAGCTTCAATGCAGGTGACATTTTGGAAgctttgaataaaaatggaggAGACTGGTGGCTCGCAAAAGCGCACACTGGAATTTCAACGTCCAAAAAGGGTTACATCCCCGCAAATTATGTGGCGCCTGTGGAAAGTATCGACGCAGAACC TTGGTATTTTCCGGAGACAAAAAGGCTGGATGCAGAGAAGATGCTGCTAACAGGAAAGAACAAGAATGGAGCTTTCCTAATCAGGAACTGTGAAAGCCAGAAAGGGGAGCTCTCCCTTTCAG tgttggaCAATGAGAAGAAGGTGAAGcattacaaattaaaaaaaacagatcttgGTTTCTACTATGTCTCAAGGACCAAAGTTTTCGAAACATTGAAGAAGTTAGTGCATCACTACTCGACACAAGCGGATGGGCTCTGTGTGCGTCTGGTAGAGCCATGCAAGAAA ATTGAGGCTCCACAAACTAATGGCTTATCATATAACACTGTGGACCAATGGGAGATTGACCGAAATTCCATCAAGCTCCTCCATAAACTGGGAGCAGGTCAGTTTGGAGAAGTTTATGAAGGCATATGGAATGACACCACGGCAGTTGCAGTGAAGACTCTCAAACCTG GTACTATGGATGCCCAAGACTTTCTAAGAGAGGCTCAAATCATGAAGAGACTAAGGCATACCAAATTAATCCAACTTTATGCTGTCTGCACCCTGGAGGAGCCCATATATATTATTACAGAACTGATGAAGAATGGCAGCTTGTTGGAATACCTTCAAA aggacaagggtgtcaaactccacCTCTCAGACCAGATTGAGATGGCTGCTCAGGTGGCATCTGGTATGGCTTTTCTGGAGTTGCATAACTATATTCACCGAGATCTTGCTGCCAGGAATGTATTGGTAGGAGAGAACAACATCTGCAAGGTGGCAGACTTTGGTCTCGCCAGGGTCTTTCAG AATGAAAACGTGTATGAGGCAAGAGAAGGGACCAAATTCCCAGTTAAATGGACTGCTCCCGAGGCCATCCACAACAACATTTTCACaattaaatcagatgtctgGTCATTTGGTATTCTTTTATATGAAATAATGACATTCGGCAAAATGCCGTATCCAG ACATGACTAACTACCAGGTTGTTCAACAAGTACCCCAAGGCTACAGAATCCCATGTCCCCACAAGTGCCCTCAAATCTTGTATGGAATTATGATGGACTGCTGGAAAGAGAATGAACATGACCGTCCCACATTTGAGACATTGCAGTGGAAGTTGGAGGAGTTCTTTGAGTTGAATGCTACATCCTATGATGACGCTGCCCAATGTTAG